Genomic DNA from Mycobacterium stomatepiae:
AGCTGTCTTGGCCGTCTTGAGCGGGTCTGATCGGCCCCAGTCAGCAGCCGAGTTGACGATGATCCGTTCCAGACCGTAGCGCCGCATCAGCGCGACCATCCTGAACTCGTCCATCTTCGTGTCTGGATAGATCGAAAAGCCCATCCAGCAACCGCTTTCCCGCGCCGGCTCGATGGTCACTTCGTTCAGATGATCGAGCACCACCAAACCCGGGTCAATTCCCACCCGTTTGACCATCTCGATGCTGGCCAGGGTGCCGCCAAGCTTGTCCCGATGCGGTGTGTGTACCAGGGCGGGCAGCTGGCGCTCGGCTGCCATCTCCAACTGAATTTGGAAAACCGCGGACTCGTCCGCCGTCATCGAGTCGTAGCCGATCTCTCCTACGGCCACGACACCGCTCTTGGCGAGATAGCGGGGTATCTGTTCGAGCACTGAACGGCACCGACTATCGTTGGCTTCCTTCGGATTCAGCGCGATCGTACAGTTGTGGGAGATCTTGAACTGCGATGCGCGATAGCGTTCCCAGCCAATCAAACTGTCGAAGTAGTCCACAAAGGATGCGGCGTCGGTGCGGGGCTGTCCAAGCCAAAATGCCGGCTCGACGAGCGCCCGAACACCGGCTTCGTACATTCGCTCATAGTCGTCGGTGGTACGCGAGGTCATGTGAATATGGGAATCAAACAGCCTCACTCCACAACCTCCTTGATCTTGGCGGCACGGGTGCCATCCAGCAGCTCGATGTCGTCGGGCACAGTGCGTCCCGCAGCTCGTCGTTCGTTGACGTAATCTGTTGCCATTCTGGCGAGCTCGTCGTCAACTCGGGTATGCAGACCGGGCACCCGCGACAACGGCACCCCCATGAACACCAGCTTCATCACGCCGTGGCGCCAGGCGTGCTGGCTCAGAAAGCCGGTACCGAAGTCACCCAATGCAGCGGCCACGAGCCCAGGGTCGTTGCACCGCAGCGCATCCTCCGCCAGCTCGATGCCAGTGGCCACCGCCAACGCGCCGAGGTGGCCGTACAAGACGGCGACATCCAGGCCGCGCAGTACCGCTAAACGCTCGTCGCTGTCGCCCCATCGATAGAGCTTCTCGATGAGCGGAGCGACAACGTCATCGCCACACTCGGCTACCAAGCTGCTCAGCAGCCTTTCTCGGACCAATAGCGCGGCGCCCTCAGGTGACGATGCGTCTGCGACGACGCGCGTAACGCCGGGAAAGAGTTCGAGTATCTGCTCGGGCGAACGTTGAATGTGCCTCCTGGAGGCGGTAATCCACGATCGGGCCGACGACGGCAACCGGGCACTGTCGATCGCCCACCGACTTCTGCGCATCACATTCGGCGCGTCGTGCGACTGACGTGGCAGCTCGACGGAGGCGATCCCATCGAACCGAATTTCGCCCAAAGCGTCCATGACAGCACCCAAATCGAGCTCACCGTGGCCGAACTCGAGATGGTCATGATTGTCGGGCTTCATGTCGTCGAGATGAACATTGACCAGCTTGTCGCCCAATTCGACTATTAAGGCGTGTGCACTGCTCGGCTCGGTCATCACGCAGTGACCGACATCGAGCGTCACGCCGAGGCTTGGAGGATCGCCAAGCGCCCGACACACCGCGAGCGCATCGCGCACGGTCTCGACGAACATCCCGGGCTCCGGCTCGAATCCGAGTGTCATCGCCTTGCGGTCGGCATAGTCCACCACCCTGGCAAGTCGGCTCAACAGCCGGTCTCGGGTGACGTTGTCGTCGCTGTGCCTGACTGCGTAGCCCGACCACAACGAAACACAGCTGGCTCCGATGTCGGCGCCGATATCAATTGCCCGCAAAAGGAATTCGACTCGCGGTTCACCATCAATGTCGACCAGCGATGGTTTGTGTTTGTGCCGGGGATCAAGCAGATAACGTGCTCCCGTTTCGATGTTCGCCCGCAGCCCATAAGCGTCCATCAGCGCCCGCACGGCATTCAACTGGGCACCGAGATCAGCATCGAACGGCCGTATGTGGGGAAAGCCGATGGTCAGCGCGACGGCGCTGTAACCCTCGGCTGCGATCAACGCCAGGGCGTCGTCGAGCCGATGATCAGCCAAACTATTGGTGTTGTAGCCAATGTCGAACGTCTCGCTACTAGCCACGGAGCTCGTCATCATGTCACCTCGGTGGGTGTGGGAGCAGAAACCCCGAGCCGCACCCTAATTGCTAGAACGCACAACGCGTACATGGCAACCGAACGCTGGGACCGGGCCGCCAACATCGCCTGTACCGCGATCGTCGATGCAATACCGGCTCGGACCGAAGCTCGAATCCGTTCGGCGCTGGGCCGTTGCCACGCTGCCCACAGGCTGGGGCCGAATGACCACGCGTATACGCCGGCAGCCGGGGCCGCGCGGTGCCACGGTAGGGCAGCCGGTCGAGCGGTGGCCATCGCGGCAGCAGCGACTCCGCCCGCCATGATCGCCACTGCAACAGGAAGGCTGGGTTGCGAACCGCTCACCTCACTTTGTGAGAGCACCGTGATCGCGGTGGTGTGTAAACCCATCACCGACGCGGGAATCAGCGCACTGCGATAGTGCGGGGTGGCGCCCAGCATGACGTCGAGAAACCGGCAGCCCGCCATCACCAACGGTCCTGCCGGCGTGTCCTTGGCGACGAAGTCGTAGACGACAACGCATCCCGCGATTCGACCTGCGGCCGCTAAGCCGTGTCGCCCACCGGCGGCGGTCGCGGTCGCGAATCCCGCTGCGGCCAAGCCTGTCCCTAGGGCTAGCGCCGATTCCGCTGATACTCGACCCGACGGGATGGGCCGCTCTGGGCGCTCAATGGCGTCTCGTTTTCGGTCGGCAAAGTCGTTGAACACCATGCCGCTCCAATACAGCAAGACGGAAGCCAGCGGCAACGCGAGACGGCGACGAGACACCGACCGATTCGACCAAATGGCACCCACGACAGTGTCACCGAGAACCGTGAGCGCCGCCGGCGCCCTCATCAAGTCAAGGTAGTCGTTAACCCGCACAGGCTGCCCGAAACGACCTGGCCCACTGCAGTAACGAATCGTATTGCGCGAATAACGAATGCGTGGCTGAACCCCACGGTTCCTTGAAGAAAAAGCCCATTTCTCCAACAACGCCGTGCGCACTGCGCAGGCGGGCCATCGCCATTAGCCGGGCCGCGTCGAGGACTAACGGCGCCGCCAACGCGGAATCCGGTGCGGACCAGGTGGTTTGCAAGGTGATCTGCCCGCCCAGAAAGCCGGTGGCCTTGATGTGGTCCCAGGCGACCTTGGTCTCGCCAAGGTCGGGCACATAGTCGATGTGCAGCGGCGCAGTCACGTTGTCGCCAAGTAACTCTTGGATTCCCCGCTTCTTGCTGGCCAGCTTGGACTACACCGCGACCGGGTCGGCGAGCGTCGCGCCGTCACCACCGCCCAGCAGGTTCGTCCCGGCCCACGACTGAACGCTCATCGCGCGTGCGACAAACATGGGTGCCAGCACGGTGCGCAGTAGCGTTTGACCGGTCTTGGCGTCTTGGCCGGCGTAGAGAATGCCCGCGTCGTCGGCCAAACTACGCAGTGCCGGGATACCCAGCGTGGGAGACGGAGTGAAGCAGCAGTATGCGGCGCCGGCGCGCACCGCGGCGAGCGCGGTCAGACCGCTAGCCGGTAGCACCACGCGGTGGTTCTGGCCGATCAGTTCCAGTAGTAGGTCTGGGTCGTTAAATTCCGGCAAGTCCGCGACCGATGGTTGCGTCGACGCCACGTCAATGACGATCAGCACATCGAGCGAATGCCGGGATACGAAGGAGGCCATCGCCTCGCTCAGCCTATCCACCAGCTCGGCTTGGGTAGCGGCTCCGGCTGTCGACGGGTCTGCCGTGGCCATGCAGTCTGGGCCGAGGATCTCTTCGCCAGTAGCCGCAAGCCGATCCGACACCGCGTCAACTACGTTTTGCGGTAGAAGTCCCGCTTCGACAAGGGTCTCGGCACGTTTGACCACCGGAATAGTCGAAACATCGCGTCCCGCCACCACGAAATCAGCAAACCTCGGCAGCGGGATGTCGATAAAGTCCGCGGTTGCCGTCACGCAGCCAGTGGCTGGTATCAGTCCGGCGCTCAACCCATACAGGCCCACGATCGACGTCGTTGCCACCGATCCGCGCGCCCCGGTAAGCCACAGCCCGCAGCGCGGCGATGCCGGTTGACCTCGTTGCGGCCGCACGGATTCCCCAGGCGAGGCGTCCTCTTGCCGCATCGGGTGACCCCAATCCGAGGGTGCCGCTGCACCGACGCAGCAGCCGTAGAGAAGCTCTACCACGCAAAACTTGCAAACACCTGCGGAATGCGCAGTCCTGCGATACTCGTTGGGCGACTGCTCAGATAGCTAGATGATCTAAACTATTCGCTATGCAACTCAAACAATTGCTTTCCCCGATGCGGTGGTCCGTCGTGCGGATGGGCATCGGCATGCGTTCGTACAACAGCACCGGGCAATTCGGGGACGGGCGCGAAGCGGCCACTGTCGACTACGTGCTCAACCACGCGCGTGCCGGCGACGTGGACGACGTACTGACAGCCATCGACAAGTTCGCATACGAGAA
This window encodes:
- a CDS encoding EboA domain-containing protein, encoding MTSSVASSETFDIGYNTNSLADHRLDDALALIAAEGYSAVALTIGFPHIRPFDADLGAQLNAVRALMDAYGLRANIETGARYLLDPRHKHKPSLVDIDGEPRVEFLLRAIDIGADIGASCVSLWSGYAVRHSDDNVTRDRLLSRLARVVDYADRKAMTLGFEPEPGMFVETVRDALAVCRALGDPPSLGVTLDVGHCVMTEPSSAHALIVELGDKLVNVHLDDMKPDNHDHLEFGHGELDLGAVMDALGEIRFDGIASVELPRQSHDAPNVMRRSRWAIDSARLPSSARSWITASRRHIQRSPEQILELFPGVTRVVADASSPEGAALLVRERLLSSLVAECGDDVVAPLIEKLYRWGDSDERLAVLRGLDVAVLYGHLGALAVATGIELAEDALRCNDPGLVAAALGDFGTGFLSQHAWRHGVMKLVFMGVPLSRVPGLHTRVDDELARMATDYVNERRAAGRTVPDDIELLDGTRAAKIKEVVE
- a CDS encoding TatD family hydrolase, which codes for MRLFDSHIHMTSRTTDDYERMYEAGVRALVEPAFWLGQPRTDAASFVDYFDSLIGWERYRASQFKISHNCTIALNPKEANDSRCRSVLEQIPRYLAKSGVVAVGEIGYDSMTADESAVFQIQLEMAAERQLPALVHTPHRDKLGGTLASIEMVKRVGIDPGLVVLDHLNEVTIEPARESGCWMGFSIYPDTKMDEFRMVALMRRYGLERIIVNSAADWGRSDPLKTAKTAQAMQAAGFSDDDVDRVMWRNPIEFYGQSGQLRLLCDDHEEVFAGNTINRGEKP
- a CDS encoding SCO3242 family prenyltransferase; the protein is MRVNDYLDLMRAPAALTVLGDTVVGAIWSNRSVSRRRLALPLASVLLYWSGMVFNDFADRKRDAIERPERPIPSGRVSAESALALGTGLAAAGFATATAAGGRHGLAAAGRIAGCVVVYDFVAKDTPAGPLVMAGCRFLDVMLGATPHYRSALIPASVMGLHTTAITVLSQSEVSGSQPSLPVAVAIMAGGVAAAAMATARPAALPWHRAAPAAGVYAWSFGPSLWAAWQRPSAERIRASVRAGIASTIAVQAMLAARSQRSVAMYALCVLAIRVRLGVSAPTPTEVT